The genomic DNA GGAGCTCGACGGTCCCGGCCTTGTCGCCTGCCGGCGAAAGGATGTCAATGGTGCTCATCGTTACCTCAGGCCCCCTTGGCCGCGGTACGGACCAGGACGAGGCCGCCGTTCGGACCAGGAACCGCGCCCTTGATGAGCAGCAGCCCCTTCTCCGCGTCAACGGCGTGGACGGTCAGGTTCTGGGTGGTGACCCGCTCGTTGCCCATGCGGCCCGCCATGCGGAGGCCCTTGAACACGCGGCCCGGGGTGGCGCAGCCACCGATGGAACCGGGCGAGCGGTGCTTGCGCTGGGTACCGTGACCGGCGCCCAGACCACGGAAGTTGTGGCGCTTCATGACACCGGCGAAGCCCTTGCCCTTGCTCTTGCCGGTGACGTCGACCTTGACGCCCGCCTCGAAGACCGCGGCGGTGATCTCCTGGCCGAGGGTGTACTCGGAGGCGTCGGCGGTGCGGATCTCCACCAGGTGGCGGCGCGGGGTGACGTCGGCCTTGGCGAAGTGGCCCTTGAGGGGCTTGTTCACCTTGCGCGGGTCGATCTCGCCGAAGGCGATCTGGACCGACTCGTAGCCGTCGGTGTCGTTGGTGCGGACCTGGGTGACGACGCAGGGACCGGCCTTGACGACGGTCACCGGGACGACCCGGTTGTTCTCGTCCCAGACCTGGGTCATGCCGAGCTTCTCGCCCAGGACGCCCTTAATGTTCTTAGCCATCTCGCGCGTCACCTCAGAGCTTGATCTCGATGTCGACGCCGGCCGGCAGGTCGAGGCGCATGAGCGAGTCGACCGTCTTCGGCGTGGGGTCGAGGATGTCGATGAGGCGCTTGTGCGTCCGCATCTCGAAGTGCTCGCGCGAGTCCTTGTACTTGTGCGGCGACTTGATGACGCAGTACACGTTCTTCTCAGTGGGCAGCGGCACCGGGCCCGCGACCGACGCACCAGTGCGGGTCACCGTCTCGACGATCTTCTTCGCCGAGGAGTCGATGACCTCGTGGTCGTAGGCCTTGAGCCGGATGCGGATCTTCTGTCCCGCCATGGCTACTCAGTAGTCCTGTCTCTCGTAACGCTCCGGAACCTGGCGGGCTGCCGTCTTCTCCGACCCCCGCGGTCGGGCGTGTCGCACTCCCTCTACGAAGATCTCCCGAAGGATTTCCCAACCAAGGGGGTGCGGGCCTGAGACCGCGGGTCCGGGGGAAGACACCCACCGGGTGCCTGGTCGGCGCCCCGCTGACGCTTCCCGGAAGATTCCCGTACTTCCGCCCCACGCAGGGACGACGAGTACTGTGGGACTCGCTTCCGGTCCTCCCGGCGGGAGGCGCGCAGCATCGGCACTCAACCGAGCAACCCGGACAGTCTGCCACACGGGGCGGCGCGCGCGCCAATCGAGCCGAAGAGAATACCCCGAGGGCCGTATCGATCAAACCGGGGCGCGCGGCCCCGCCCGCGCGGGCGGGTGCGGGGCCCGCGCGACGGACGTACGCGGCCCGCCCCGGCCCCGGGGCGCGTGCGTGAGGCACCTGCACGGCGCCGGCGCCCCGCGCGCGGCCGGGCGGGCACGGGGCGCGTGCGGGCGCCGTCAGTACCGCGACGCGTACGCCACGAAGCCGGCCCACGCGCCGGGCGCGACGGCCAGCCGGGGACCGTCGGCGTCCTTGGAGTCGCGGACGTGGACGGTGCCCTCGGTTGCGGCGACCTCAACGCAATCAACCTCGGGGCCGTTGCTGCTGTAGCTGCTCTTGCGCCACTCCGTCGAGAGGCCCTCGACCGGGGTCTCGCTCATCCTGTCCTCCCAGCGCCTACTCGGTGAAGGCCTCGGCTTGCGCACGCTGCCCCGCACGCGACCAACCGAGCACGGGGCACAGCGGACCGGTCAGCACTCCGAGGCGTACGCCACGAAGCTGGACCAGTTCTGCGGAGTGACGGTCAGGAGAGGACCGTCCGCATTCTTGGAATCACGAACGTGGACGGCACCCTCGGTTATGGCGGCCTCGACACAGTCACCCTCGGGACCGTTGCTGCTGAAGCTGCTCTTGCGCCACTCAAGGGCAGCGCCGTCCCGGGCAGCGGCGATACGGATCATGTCTCTCCCAGCACCTGCTCGATGAAGGCCAGCGACTCCCGCGGGGTGAGAGCCTGAGCCCGGATCATGCCATAGCGCAGCTCAAGCACCCTGAGTTGCTTCGGGTCGGAAGTGGGGCGCCCTCCGAAGGCCCCTTCCGAACGGCCGACGGCCGTACCGTCT from Streptomyces sp. MRC013 includes the following:
- the rplC gene encoding 50S ribosomal protein L3, which codes for MAKNIKGVLGEKLGMTQVWDENNRVVPVTVVKAGPCVVTQVRTNDTDGYESVQIAFGEIDPRKVNKPLKGHFAKADVTPRRHLVEIRTADASEYTLGQEITAAVFEAGVKVDVTGKSKGKGFAGVMKRHNFRGLGAGHGTQRKHRSPGSIGGCATPGRVFKGLRMAGRMGNERVTTQNLTVHAVDAEKGLLLIKGAVPGPNGGLVLVRTAAKGA
- the rpsJ gene encoding 30S ribosomal protein S10, whose product is MAGQKIRIRLKAYDHEVIDSSAKKIVETVTRTGASVAGPVPLPTEKNVYCVIKSPHKYKDSREHFEMRTHKRLIDILDPTPKTVDSLMRLDLPAGVDIEIKL
- a CDS encoding DUF397 domain-containing protein; this translates as MSETPVEGLSTEWRKSSYSSNGPEVDCVEVAATEGTVHVRDSKDADGPRLAVAPGAWAGFVAYASRY
- a CDS encoding DUF397 domain-containing protein: MIRIAAARDGAALEWRKSSFSSNGPEGDCVEAAITEGAVHVRDSKNADGPLLTVTPQNWSSFVAYASEC